The uncultured Roseibium sp. genome contains a region encoding:
- a CDS encoding HAD-IA family hydrolase has protein sequence MKRCLMLDVDGVIVNGRPEDGRSWATDIERDLGVAPDRLQAVFFAPHWADIVTGRKNLLDVLEACLPALSPTVTAQAFIDYWFERDSCVDEALLAECDELRRRGLRIFLATNQEHMRARHLMDRLALGKHVDGMVYSAQVAAQKPQRAFFDAAAMSSGSSPEDIVLVDDTKANVEAALEAGWQAIHWSKGSSLLDILENRQVGQASSRHGG, from the coding sequence ATGAAACGGTGTCTAATGCTGGATGTCGACGGGGTCATCGTCAACGGTCGCCCGGAGGACGGGCGGTCCTGGGCCACCGACATCGAACGGGATCTAGGCGTGGCTCCGGATCGGCTGCAGGCTGTCTTCTTTGCTCCCCATTGGGCCGATATCGTGACGGGCCGAAAGAACCTCCTCGACGTGCTCGAAGCTTGCCTGCCGGCGCTTTCGCCGACCGTTACCGCACAGGCATTTATCGATTATTGGTTTGAGAGGGATTCCTGCGTGGATGAAGCCCTTCTGGCGGAATGCGATGAGCTTCGACGGCGGGGCCTGCGCATTTTTCTCGCAACCAACCAGGAGCACATGAGGGCGCGCCATCTCATGGATCGTCTCGCGCTTGGAAAACACGTCGACGGGATGGTGTATTCGGCTCAGGTTGCCGCGCAAAAACCTCAGCGGGCGTTTTTCGACGCGGCCGCGATGAGCAGCGGTTCATCTCCAGAAGATATTGTTCTGGTGGATGACACGAAAGCCAATGTGGAGGCGGCTCTTGAAGCGGGTTGGCAGGCGATCCACTGGTCCAAGGGATCGAGCCTGCTGGACATCTTGGAAAACAGGCAGGTCGGGCAGGCATCCTCCCGGCATGGCGGATAG
- a CDS encoding MBL fold metallo-hydrolase, whose translation MEISFHGAAEGVTGSCHMITCAGKKILVDCGMFQGGHELNEDNAAPFGFDPRQIDVLLLTHAHLDHCGRIPLLVKQGFRGEIICTAATRDLARLVMLDSAHLHEEEAKRRRRHGNHSKDSEPLYDTMDAFDAMDRFGRDAHYDKPIHLGRHITATFVDAGHILGSASILLELEEEGHKRPVLFSGDLGPDERPLLSDNQAPSNVDIVVMETTYGDRDHRPLKASVDEFYDAVRDAQERGGNVIIPTFALERAQELLFYLREGMERKEIPDWLHVFLDSPMAISATQIFRRHPEAMRTDVARMLNSGQDPFKLPNLRFTRETSESMALNRVRSGAILMAGSGMCTGGRVRHHLRHNLAHSDCSVIFVGFAAQGTLARIIVDGARSVRLWGKEIPVKAKIHTINGFSAHAGRSELLAWHRQAGKPEITFLVHGEQEKKESFAKALKHTRVEMPKLHQSYKI comes from the coding sequence ATGGAGATTTCGTTTCACGGAGCGGCGGAAGGCGTGACCGGCTCCTGCCACATGATCACCTGCGCCGGCAAGAAGATCCTGGTCGATTGCGGCATGTTCCAGGGGGGGCACGAATTGAACGAGGACAATGCCGCACCCTTCGGTTTCGATCCACGCCAGATCGATGTTCTGCTCCTGACCCACGCCCATCTCGATCACTGCGGCCGAATTCCGCTGCTGGTGAAACAGGGTTTCCGGGGCGAAATCATCTGCACCGCCGCTACCCGCGACCTGGCCCGCCTGGTCATGCTCGATTCGGCTCACCTGCACGAGGAAGAGGCTAAACGGCGGCGGCGCCACGGCAACCACAGCAAGGACAGCGAACCGCTCTACGACACCATGGACGCCTTCGATGCCATGGATCGGTTCGGCCGCGACGCCCATTACGACAAGCCGATCCACCTGGGCCGCCACATCACTGCCACCTTCGTCGATGCCGGCCATATCCTCGGCTCGGCCAGCATTCTCCTGGAACTGGAGGAAGAGGGCCACAAGAGACCCGTTCTCTTTTCCGGCGACCTCGGTCCGGACGAAAGGCCGTTGCTAAGCGACAACCAGGCACCGTCCAATGTCGATATCGTGGTCATGGAAACCACCTATGGCGACCGTGACCACCGCCCGCTGAAGGCGTCCGTCGACGAGTTCTACGACGCCGTGCGAGATGCCCAGGAGCGCGGCGGCAATGTAATCATCCCCACCTTCGCCCTGGAGCGTGCTCAGGAACTCCTGTTCTACCTGCGCGAAGGCATGGAACGGAAGGAAATCCCAGACTGGCTGCATGTGTTCCTGGATTCGCCCATGGCAATTTCCGCGACCCAGATCTTCCGCCGCCATCCGGAAGCCATGCGCACCGATGTCGCAAGAATGCTGAACAGCGGCCAGGACCCGTTCAAGCTTCCCAACCTGCGCTTCACCCGCGAGACGTCTGAATCGATGGCGCTCAACCGGGTTCGTTCCGGCGCGATCCTCATGGCCGGTTCCGGCATGTGCACCGGCGGCCGCGTCCGCCACCACCTGCGCCACAATCTCGCCCATTCTGACTGCAGCGTCATCTTCGTCGGCTTCGCCGCACAAGGCACACTGGCCCGCATCATCGTTGACGGCGCCCGTTCCGTCCGCCTGTGGGGCAAGGAGATCCCGGTCAAGGCCAAGATCCACACCATCAACGGCTTCTCCGCCCACGCCGGGCGCTCCGAACTGCTCGCCTGGCACCGCCAGGCCGGCAAGCCGGAGATTACCTTCCTGGTTCACGGCGAACAGGAAAAAAAGGAAAGCTTCGCCAAGGCCCTCAAACACACCCGCGTGGAAATGCCGAAACTGCACCAGAGTTACAAGATTTAA